Proteins co-encoded in one Arachis stenosperma cultivar V10309 chromosome 7, arast.V10309.gnm1.PFL2, whole genome shotgun sequence genomic window:
- the LOC130940346 gene encoding vacuolar cation/proton exchanger 3-like, with amino-acid sequence MHILSYYSSQQGNNNNNTMQPSSSMENNDLENNNSNKEVSNNINGSGSGIFAKTPSMVVRKKSSSEDSIIVTNNSNGRMEMLRNFVTNLREVILGTKLAVLFPAVPLAVAADLYSFGRPWIFALSLIGLAPLAERVSFLTEQIAYYTGPTVGGLLNATCGNATEMIIALLALRKNKVDVVKFSLLGSILSNLLLVLGSSLLCGGLANLKREQRYDRKQADVNSLLLLLGLLCHLLPLLFKYALAGGSYSIATSTLQLSRASSVVMLIAYLAYIVFQLKTHRVIFDAQEEEDDEEKAVLGFWSSFSWLVIMTLVISVLSEYVVGTIEAASDSWGISVSFISLILLPIVGNAAEHAGAIIFAFKNKLDISLGVAMGSATQISMFVVPLSVIVAWIMGIRMDLDFNLLDTGCLALAILVTAFTLQDGTSHYLKGVVLTLCYIVIAACFFVLKTPFTDDPDIETKTSYHAVA; translated from the exons ATGCACATTCTAAGTTATTACTCATCACAACAaggcaataataataataatacaatgCAACCCTCATCCTCTATGGAAAACAATGATTTGGAGAACAACAATAGCAATAAGGAAGTTTCAAACAACATCAATGGTAGTGGTAGTGGTATTTTTGCAAAGACACCATCAATGGTGGTGAGAAAGAAGTCATCATCAGAAGATTCAATTATTGTCACAAACAATAGCAATGGTCGAATGGAAATGCTTAGGAATTTCGTGACAAATTTGAGAGAGGTCATTCTTGGAACTAAGCTTGCTGTGCTTTTTCCGGCAGTGCCTTTGGCTGTTGCTGCAGATTTGTATAGCTTTGGAAGG CCGTGGATTTTTGCATTAAGCTTAATCGGACTTGCCCCGCTAGCAGAACGTGTCAGCTTCCTCACTGA GCAAATTGCCTACTACACTGGTCCAACAG TTGGAGGGCTTCTGAATGCTACATGTGGAAATGCAACGGAGATGATAATTGCATTATTAGCACTGCGCAAGAACAAAGTGGATGTTGTCAAGTTCTCCCTTTTGGGTTCCATTCTCTCCAACCTTCTTTTGGTTCTTGGTAGTTCACTCCTTTGTGGTGGCTTGGCCAACCTTAAGAGGGAGCAAAGATATGACAGg aAACAAGCAGATGTGAACTCACTGCTATTGTTGCTGGGGTTGCTGTGCCATTTGCTGCCATTACTGTTCAAATACGCATTAGCAGGGGGAAGTTATTCAATTGCCACTTCTACCCTTCAGTTGTCAAGAGCAAGCAGTGTTGTCATGCTAATTGCATATCTTGCATATATTGTTTTCCAGTTAAAAACTCATCGAGTAATATTTGATGCACAAGAG gaagaagatgatgaagaaaaGGCCGTTTTAGGATTTTGGAGTTCATTTTCATGGTTGGTTATTATGACATTGGTCATATCTGTGCTATCCGAATATGTTGTGGGAACCATtgag GCTGCTTCAGATTCTTGGGGCATTTCGGTTAGCTTCATTAGCCTAATCTTGCTTCCAATTGTTGGGAACGCTGCTGAACATGCTGGTGCAATCATATTTGCTTTTAAGAACAAGTTG GACATATCTTTGGGCGTTGCCATGGGATCGGCAACTCAAATTTCCATGTTTGTG GTTCCATTAAGTGTGATTGTTGCATGGATAATGGGCATTCGAATGGATCTGGACTTCAATCTTCTTGACACAGGGTGTCTTGCTTTGGCAATTCTTGTTACGGCATTTACTTTACAG GATGGAACTTCACATTACTTGAAGGGAGTTGTTCTTACCCTATGTTACATTGTAATTGCTGCGTGCTTTTTTGTTCTCAAAACTCCATTTACCG ACGACCCTGACATCGAAACTAAAACATCCTATCATGCTGTGGCCTAA